The Pelmatolapia mariae isolate MD_Pm_ZW linkage group LG9, Pm_UMD_F_2, whole genome shotgun sequence genome has a segment encoding these proteins:
- the LOC134634034 gene encoding piggyBac transposable element-derived protein 3-like — MADANHPGKRYTVAEILAMLQDSETVADITVVPESEMHAHDTDCDSDQSDDEATGDHNRLPSRILKGEGFLPNSDMQLPNPPDDDPGCSSSVSQTETRKVSGTNEKVTSQIVGPMLHKTKNQDRKFKKIKIAAKAPAQANKKYQIPRYVPKEHDPGFTSDDPVDIFLTFYPKSLRDVTLEMSNLYAEQKGKTLNLTEDELLTFYGILLISGYNTVPRRRLLWSDDCDVSNNAVKDAMRRNRFDEIMSSVHLVDNMKITADPFFKVRPLFKHLNDINNAIPIAEHVAVDEMMIEYFGRHGCKQFIRGKPIRFGYKIWSLASSSGFVHQMEPYVGSHTHLVETGLGQGPSVVLGLAEKSEVPPGVKFYHDNLFTTLSLVDEMTLRGYGSCGTMRQTQLHNVPFTAPQTFKKTPRGDAEYLVEAEKLIVRWNDNSVVTVVSNMEREFTETEAKRWNKQKRTMDKVRQPKCIQDYNTHMGGVDLHDQFVSRYRVNIRSKKWWWPCFSWALNSAMVNSWCYYRSWKSGENDLLSFQRLVAQTLLLRHGTKPSRQGRRSSMAVAITDATRFDNLNHWPCNTGSRYKRCKNCGGRTSFACGKCDVPLHVECFKKYHTE; from the exons ATGGCGGATGCAAATCATCCTGGAAAGAG GTACACCGTAGCAGAGATCCTGGCCATGCTGCAGGACTCTGAAACTGTGGCGGACATCACAGTTGTGCCTGAGTCAGAAATGCACGCACATGACACAGACTGTGACAGTGACCAATCTGATGATGAGGCCACTGGTGACCATAACCGCCTCCCATCAAGAATACTCAAAGGTGAAGGCTTTCTACCTAATTCGGACATGCAGCTGCCAAATCCCCCCGATGATGATCCTGGGTGCTCATCCTCAGTGAGTCAGACAGAGACTAGAAAGGTCAGTGGCACAAATGAAAAGGTGACCAGTCAGATTGTTGGGCCCATGCTCCACAAAACTAAGAACCAAGACAGGAAattcaaaaaaatcaaaattgcGGCCAAAGCACCAGCACAAGCCAACAAAAAATATCAGATCCCTCGCTATGTCcccaaagaacatgatcctggCTTCACATCAGATGATCCAGTGGATATCTTCCTCACATTTTATCCCAAGTCCCTCAGAGATGTCACACTGGAAATGTCCAATCTCTACGCTGAACAAAAAGGGAAAACGCTCAACCTGACTGAGGATGAACTTCTTACATTCTACGGTATTCTGTTGATCAGTGGATACAACACAGTCCCAAGGCGGCGTCTTCTCTGGTCAGACGATTGTGATGTCAGCAACAATGCTGTAAAAGATGCCATGCGGAGGAACAGGTTTGATGAAATTATGTCTTCTGTTCATTTAGTAGACAACATGAAGATCACAGCTGACCCGTTCTTCAAGGTGCGTCCCCTTTTTAAGCATCTAAATGACATCAACAACGCAATCCCGATAGCAGAACATGTGGCAGTAGATGAGATGATGATTGAGTATTTTGGAAGGCATGGGTGCAAACAGTTTATTAGAGGGAAGCCTATTCGTTTTGGGTATAAAATATGGAGCTTAGCATCCTCCTCCGGGTTTGTCCATCAGATGGAGCCATATGTAGGAAGCCACACACATCTGGTGGAAACTGGACTTGGTCAGGGTCCAAGTGTGGTTCTTGGCCTGGCAGAGAAATCTGAAGTGCCACCTGGAGTCAAGTTTTACCACGACAACCTCTTCACAACCCTGTCCCTGGTGGATGAGATGACCCTGAGAGGCTATGGCAGCTGTGGCACGATGCGACAAACTCAGCTCCATAACGTTCCCTTCACAGCACCCCAGACCTTCAAGAAGACACCCAGAGGAGATGCTGAGTATCTGGTTGAGGCAGAGAAGCTGATTGTAAGGTGGAATGACAACAGCGTGGTCACCGTGGTGTCGAACATGGAGAGGGAGTTCACCGAAACTGAGGCGAAGAGATGGAATAAACAGAAGCGGACTATGGACAAGGTCAGACAGCCCAAGTGTATCCAGGACTACAACACACACATGGGAGGAGTGGACCTGCATGACCAGTTTGTCAGCCGCTACAGAGTCAACATCCGGTCCAAGAAGTGGTGGTGGCCATGCTTCAGCTGGGCCCTGAACAGTGCCATGGTGAACAGCTGGTGCTATTACAG GTCCTGGAAAAGCGGGGAGAATGATCTCCTCTCCTTCCAGAGGCTGGTAGCCCAGACCCTCCTCCTGCGCCATGGAACAAAGCCAAGTAGGCAGGGCAGAAGATCTTCAATGGCGGTGGCGATAACTGATGCCACCAGGTTTGATAATTTGAACCACTGGCCCTGCAACACTGGTAGCAGGTACAAGCGATGCAAGAACTGCGGCGGACGCACATCATTTGCGTGTGGAAAGTGTGATGTGCCACTACATGTGGAGTGCTTCAAGAAGTACCACACTGAGTAG